In a single window of the Streptomyces cinnabarinus genome:
- a CDS encoding alpha/beta fold hydrolase, giving the protein MPTFNAADQTPLAYHQHGRGEPLLVVPGGPMRASSYLGSLGGLDAGRRVIRLDLRGTGDSGVPADPATYRCDRLVADVEALRAHLGLDRIDLLAHSAGGSLALLYAARYPERIRRLVLVTANPWALGIPATPEDRLAAARLRKDEPWFDEAFPALESWLAGIGDAGPEIAPFFYGRWDTAAQQHDALADEEFNERAAGVYGSEGAYDPPATQAALARLAAPVLVLAGEADGAPNPELARRITEFLPHAELAVQPGAGHFPWLDDPEWFVRRVAGFLDADLSRRPDRTPS; this is encoded by the coding sequence GTGCCGACCTTCAACGCAGCTGACCAGACCCCGCTCGCCTACCACCAGCACGGCCGGGGTGAACCCCTGCTCGTCGTGCCCGGCGGTCCGATGCGCGCCTCCTCCTACCTGGGGAGCCTGGGCGGACTGGACGCCGGGCGCCGGGTGATCCGGCTCGATCTGCGCGGCACGGGTGACTCCGGCGTGCCGGCGGATCCGGCGACCTACCGCTGCGACCGCCTCGTGGCCGATGTGGAGGCGCTCCGGGCCCACCTGGGCCTGGACCGGATCGACCTGCTGGCCCACTCCGCGGGCGGCAGCCTCGCCCTGCTCTACGCCGCCCGGTACCCGGAACGCATCCGGCGCCTGGTCCTGGTCACCGCCAACCCATGGGCGCTGGGCATCCCCGCGACCCCCGAGGACCGCCTGGCCGCCGCCCGGCTCCGCAAGGACGAGCCCTGGTTCGACGAGGCGTTCCCGGCGCTGGAGTCCTGGCTCGCGGGCATCGGCGACGCGGGGCCCGAGATCGCCCCCTTCTTCTACGGCCGCTGGGACACCGCGGCCCAACAGCACGACGCCCTCGCGGACGAGGAGTTCAACGAGCGGGCCGCGGGCGTGTACGGCTCCGAGGGCGCCTACGACCCACCCGCGACCCAGGCCGCCCTGGCCCGGCTGGCCGCCCCCGTCCTGGTCCTCGCGGGCGAGGCCGACGGCGCCCCGAACCCCGAACTGGCCCGCCGCATCACGGAGTTCCTCCCGCACGCCGAACTCGCGGTCCAGCCCGGGGCCGGTCACTTCCCCTGGCTGGACGACCCGGAGTGGTTCGTGCGCCGGGTGGCCGGGTTCCTCGACGCGGACCTCAGCCGCCGTCCGGACCGTACGCCGTCATGA
- a CDS encoding penicillin acylase family protein: MRIRLRRLVVAAVALLTAGATLPAAAAERPDRGEHPSHGGLSAVIRYTEYGIPHIVAKDYANLGFGTGWAQAADQVCTLADGFLTVRGDRSRFFGPDAATDFSLSSASRNLSSDLYFRGVREAGTVEKLLAEPAPRGPSRQSKELIRGFTAGYNAWLKQNRITDPACKGAAWVRPVTTLDVATRAYALAVLGGEGRAVDGITAAQPPTTATAAAAPDAQDTARAARELLAADTADMGSNAVAFSGTTTANGRGLLLGNPHYPWQGGRRFWQSQQTIPGELNVAGGSLLGSATVSIGHNAHVAWSHTVATGVTLNLHQLTLDPADPTVYLVDGKPERMTKRTVTVDVRDGAPVSRTQWWTRYGPVVTSLGASLPLPWTATTAYAVNDPNSLNLRASDTALGFSKAHSTAEVLGSLQRTQGLPWVNTIAADSTGHTLFTQSQVLPRITDELAQSCSTPLGRVTYPSAGLAILDGSRGACALGSDPDAVQPGIFGPAKLPTLKDAPYAENSNDSAWLSNADRPLTGYERVFGTIGTQRSMRTRGAIEDVAALAGRGELTVRDLQAQQFANRVPAGDLAAKDAAAACAALPGGTATGGDGKAVDVSGACAVLAAWDRTTDTGSRGALLFDRFWRKLTASVPAAQLWKVPFSAADPVGTPNTLNTGAPGFGSALADAVTELRAAGIALDSPLGQHQFVVRNGQRIPVPGGTESLGVWNKVEPVWDAAKGGYTEVTTGSSYIQAVGWDGSRCPVARTLLSYSQSSNANSAHYSDQTRLFSGEKWVTSRFCEKDIRKSPALRVVMVRERR, translated from the coding sequence ATGCGCATCCGCCTCAGACGGCTCGTCGTCGCGGCCGTCGCCCTGCTCACCGCCGGCGCCACCCTGCCGGCGGCCGCGGCCGAGCGCCCGGACCGCGGCGAACACCCCTCGCACGGCGGCCTGTCGGCCGTGATCCGCTACACCGAGTACGGCATTCCGCACATCGTCGCCAAGGACTACGCGAACCTGGGCTTCGGCACCGGCTGGGCGCAGGCCGCCGATCAGGTGTGCACGCTCGCCGACGGTTTCCTGACCGTGCGCGGCGACCGTTCCCGGTTCTTCGGGCCCGACGCGGCCACCGACTTCTCGCTGTCCTCGGCGAGCCGCAACCTCTCCAGCGATCTGTACTTCCGTGGCGTACGGGAGGCGGGGACGGTGGAGAAGCTGCTCGCGGAGCCGGCGCCGCGCGGGCCGAGCCGCCAGTCGAAGGAACTGATCCGGGGCTTCACGGCGGGGTACAACGCCTGGCTGAAGCAGAACCGGATCACCGACCCGGCGTGCAAGGGAGCCGCCTGGGTGCGCCCGGTCACCACCCTCGACGTCGCCACCCGCGCCTACGCGCTGGCGGTGCTGGGCGGCGAGGGCCGCGCGGTGGACGGCATCACGGCCGCGCAACCGCCGACGACGGCCACGGCCGCCGCGGCGCCCGACGCCCAGGACACCGCCCGCGCCGCGCGGGAGCTGCTCGCCGCCGACACGGCCGACATGGGCTCCAACGCCGTGGCCTTCAGCGGGACGACCACGGCCAACGGCCGCGGGCTGCTGCTGGGCAATCCGCACTACCCGTGGCAGGGCGGCCGCCGCTTCTGGCAGTCGCAGCAGACCATCCCCGGCGAGCTGAACGTCGCGGGCGGTTCGCTGCTCGGCAGCGCCACCGTGTCCATAGGCCACAACGCCCATGTCGCCTGGAGCCACACCGTCGCGACGGGCGTCACCCTCAACCTCCACCAGCTGACGCTGGACCCGGCGGATCCGACGGTGTACCTGGTCGACGGCAAGCCGGAGCGGATGACGAAGCGCACGGTCACCGTGGACGTGCGGGACGGCGCACCGGTGTCCAGGACGCAGTGGTGGACCCGGTACGGCCCGGTGGTCACCTCGCTCGGCGCATCCCTGCCGCTGCCGTGGACGGCCACGACGGCGTACGCGGTCAACGACCCCAACTCCCTCAACCTGCGCGCCTCCGACACCGCGCTCGGCTTCAGCAAGGCCCACAGCACCGCGGAGGTGCTCGGCTCGCTCCAGCGCACCCAGGGCCTGCCGTGGGTGAACACCATCGCCGCGGACTCCACCGGCCACACCCTGTTCACCCAGTCCCAGGTGCTCCCCCGGATCACCGACGAGCTGGCCCAGTCCTGCTCGACCCCGCTCGGCCGGGTCACCTACCCCTCCGCGGGGCTCGCGATCCTCGACGGCTCGCGGGGTGCCTGCGCTCTGGGCTCCGATCCCGACGCGGTGCAGCCGGGCATCTTCGGGCCCGCGAAGCTGCCGACGCTGAAGGACGCGCCGTACGCGGAGAACTCCAACGACAGCGCCTGGCTGTCCAACGCGGACCGTCCGCTGACCGGGTACGAGCGGGTCTTCGGCACGATCGGGACGCAGCGCTCGATGCGGACGCGCGGAGCGATCGAGGACGTGGCGGCGCTGGCGGGGCGCGGTGAGCTGACCGTGCGGGACCTTCAGGCGCAGCAGTTCGCCAACCGGGTGCCCGCGGGCGACCTGGCTGCGAAGGACGCGGCGGCGGCCTGTGCCGCGCTGCCGGGCGGCACGGCGACGGGCGGCGACGGCAAGGCCGTTGACGTCTCGGGCGCCTGTGCGGTGCTGGCCGCGTGGGACCGTACGACGGACACCGGGAGCCGGGGCGCGCTGCTCTTCGACCGGTTCTGGCGGAAGCTGACGGCCTCGGTTCCGGCGGCCCAGCTGTGGAAGGTGCCCTTCTCTGCGGCCGACCCGGTGGGCACCCCCAACACCCTGAACACGGGTGCGCCGGGCTTCGGTTCCGCCCTCGCGGACGCGGTCACCGAGCTGCGGGCGGCGGGCATCGCGCTGGACTCCCCGCTCGGGCAGCACCAGTTCGTCGTCCGCAACGGTCAGCGGATCCCGGTGCCGGGCGGCACCGAGAGCCTGGGTGTGTGGAACAAGGTCGAGCCGGTGTGGGACGCGGCGAAGGGCGGCTACACCGAGGTGACGACCGGCTCCAGCTACATTCAGGCCGTCGGCTGGGACGGCAGCCGCTGCCCGGTGGCGCGCACGCTGCTGTCGTACTCCCAGTCCTCGAACGCGAACTCGGCCCACTACAGCGACCAGACCCGGCTGTTCTCCGGCGAGAAGTGGGTGACGTCCCGGTTCTGCGAGAAGGACATCCGCAAGTCGCCCGCGCTCCGGGTGGTCATGGTGCGTGAGCGCCGCTGA
- a CDS encoding DUF2252 domain-containing protein has translation MTQRSAFSVALTPVERKTHGRQARSRVPRSAQGRFEPGPGRFDPVDVIEAQSATRLQELVPIRYGRMLESPFRFYRGAAAIMAADLGASPDTGLTVQLCGDAHLLNFRLLASPERHLVFDINDFDETLAGPFEWDVKRLAASFAISGRASGFPTAEQDEAVRECVRAYRLRMRELAGMRALDIWYAQDDADSMQTLMASSMNKRAKRRTAQATAKARTRTHMQAFDKLTMDTPQGRRIAPDPPLITPLADLTDTGAAETEKELATVLEQYAHSLSAERRHLLRHYRLVDVARKVVGVGSVGTRCWILLLLGRDDDDPLLLQAKEAQQSVLAPHTGGDDYDNQGRRVVDGQRLIQTTSDILLGWTHVVGLDGRERDFYVRQLRDWKGIARPDTMDPPMLNLFAQVCGASLARAHARSGDPVAIDAYLGGSDRFDRALTEFAQLYADRNERDFEALAEAVRSGRVTARTA, from the coding sequence ATGACCCAACGGAGCGCGTTCTCCGTAGCCCTGACACCGGTCGAACGGAAGACCCACGGCCGACAGGCACGCAGCCGCGTGCCCCGCTCCGCCCAGGGACGGTTCGAGCCCGGCCCCGGACGCTTCGATCCGGTCGACGTGATCGAGGCCCAGTCGGCGACCCGGCTGCAGGAGCTGGTGCCCATCCGCTACGGCCGCATGCTGGAGTCGCCGTTCCGCTTCTACCGCGGCGCGGCCGCGATCATGGCGGCGGACCTGGGCGCGTCCCCGGACACCGGGCTCACGGTCCAGCTCTGCGGCGACGCCCATCTGCTGAATTTCCGGCTGCTGGCCTCGCCGGAGCGGCATCTCGTCTTCGACATCAACGACTTCGACGAGACCCTGGCCGGCCCGTTCGAGTGGGACGTCAAGCGGCTGGCCGCCAGCTTCGCCATATCCGGCCGGGCCAGCGGCTTCCCGACCGCGGAGCAGGACGAGGCCGTGCGGGAGTGCGTACGGGCCTACCGGCTGCGGATGCGGGAGCTCGCCGGGATGCGCGCGCTGGACATCTGGTACGCCCAGGACGACGCCGACTCCATGCAGACGCTGATGGCCTCGTCCATGAACAAAAGGGCCAAGCGGCGCACCGCACAGGCCACGGCGAAGGCCCGCACCCGCACCCATATGCAGGCCTTCGACAAGCTCACCATGGACACCCCCCAGGGACGGCGCATCGCCCCCGACCCACCGCTGATCACCCCGCTCGCCGACCTGACCGACACCGGTGCCGCCGAGACGGAGAAGGAACTGGCGACCGTCCTGGAGCAGTACGCGCACAGCCTGTCCGCCGAGCGGCGGCACCTGCTGCGCCACTACCGGCTCGTCGACGTGGCCCGCAAGGTCGTGGGCGTCGGCAGCGTCGGCACCCGCTGCTGGATCCTGCTCCTGCTCGGCCGGGACGACGACGATCCTCTCCTGCTCCAGGCCAAGGAGGCCCAGCAGTCCGTGCTCGCCCCGCACACGGGCGGCGACGACTACGACAACCAGGGCCGCCGGGTGGTCGACGGGCAGCGGCTCATCCAGACGACCAGCGACATCCTCCTGGGCTGGACCCATGTCGTGGGCCTCGACGGCCGCGAGCGGGACTTCTACGTACGGCAGCTGCGGGACTGGAAGGGCATCGCCCGCCCCGACACCATGGACCCGCCGATGCTGAACCTCTTCGCCCAGGTGTGCGGTGCCTCCCTGGCCCGCGCGCACGCCCGGTCCGGCGACCCCGTCGCCATCGACGCGTATCTCGGCGGCAGCGACCGCTTCGACCGTGCGCTGACCGAGTTCGCGCAGCTGTACGCCGATCGCAATGAGCGGGACTTCGAGGCGCTGGCCGAGGCGGTCCGCTCCGGAAGGGTCACCGCCCGCACCGCGTGA
- a CDS encoding HdeD family acid-resistance protein has protein sequence MTESHASARPAAGSRQSPGGTAREDPEDVLGRLGGSWTWMLGSALATLVPGVLLLVWPDATLQVVAVLFGLYLLVTGAFRFVAVFGQERGERVPGLLIAVLYVLAGVLCMRNPLQTIAALSVIVGVVWLVSGLLTAYAALAAKDLPHRGVLLGAALLGIVAGIVVLALPSESAVALTRLLGLWLVLLGLMEIAVAFAWRSAIRRITA, from the coding sequence ATGACCGAATCGCATGCCTCGGCACGGCCGGCGGCCGGGTCCCGGCAGTCCCCCGGCGGGACGGCCCGCGAGGACCCCGAGGACGTCCTCGGCCGTCTCGGCGGCTCCTGGACCTGGATGCTGGGATCGGCCCTCGCCACCCTGGTGCCGGGCGTCCTGCTGCTGGTCTGGCCGGACGCCACCCTCCAGGTGGTCGCCGTGCTCTTCGGGCTGTATCTGCTCGTCACGGGCGCGTTCCGGTTCGTGGCGGTCTTCGGCCAGGAGCGGGGCGAGCGGGTCCCGGGCCTGCTGATCGCGGTGCTGTACGTGCTGGCCGGGGTGCTGTGCATGCGGAACCCCTTGCAGACCATCGCCGCCCTGTCGGTGATCGTCGGTGTGGTGTGGCTGGTCTCCGGACTGCTGACCGCCTACGCGGCCCTCGCCGCGAAAGATCTGCCGCACCGGGGCGTGCTGCTCGGCGCGGCGCTCCTCGGCATCGTCGCGGGGATCGTGGTGCTGGCCCTGCCGAGCGAGTCGGCGGTGGCCCTGACCCGGCTGCTCGGCCTGTGGCTGGTGCTGCTCGGGCTGATGGAAATCGCGGTGGCCTTCGCATGGCGGTCGGCGATCCGCCGGATCACCGCCTGA
- a CDS encoding SHOCT domain-containing protein — protein sequence MSTAMYLAYDFPLLSTFWAMLWFFLWILWFVLLFRIIVDIFRDDAMSGWAKAGWLVFVVVLPFLGVFVYVIARGKNMGRREIAQAREQQAAFDSYVRETAAGGRPSSADELTKLSQLKESGHITEDEFQRAKALIFTDYGPAGARKEPQAAGPSTGR from the coding sequence ATGAGCACAGCGATGTACCTCGCGTACGACTTCCCGCTGCTGAGCACCTTCTGGGCGATGCTCTGGTTCTTCCTGTGGATCCTGTGGTTCGTCCTGCTGTTCAGGATCATCGTGGACATCTTCCGCGACGACGCGATGAGCGGATGGGCCAAGGCGGGCTGGCTGGTCTTCGTCGTCGTGCTGCCCTTCCTCGGTGTGTTCGTCTACGTCATCGCACGGGGCAAGAACATGGGACGCCGAGAGATCGCGCAGGCTCGCGAGCAGCAGGCGGCCTTCGACTCCTACGTCCGTGAGACGGCCGCCGGCGGCCGTCCCAGCAGCGCCGACGAGCTGACCAAGCTGTCGCAGCTCAAGGAGAGCGGCCACATCACGGAGGACGAGTTCCAGCGGGCCAAGGCCCTGATCTTCACCGACTACGGCCCGGCGGGCGCCCGCAAGGAACCCCAGGCCGCCGGTCCGTCCACCGGCCGCTGA
- a CDS encoding DUF7144 family membrane protein encodes MTATHSAPPQGTAKQGWAEGLTVFAAVMLMIAGVLDITRGIMAIAEDDVFVSTPNYVFEFDLTSWGWIHLILGAVAVLVSLGLFSEATWARVSGVVLAALVIIANFLSMPYYPVWSIVLIAMSALIIWALCVHRSPGYRD; translated from the coding sequence ATGACTGCGACACACAGCGCACCTCCCCAAGGCACGGCGAAGCAGGGCTGGGCCGAGGGCCTGACGGTCTTCGCCGCCGTGATGCTGATGATCGCCGGCGTACTCGACATCACGCGGGGCATCATGGCGATCGCCGAGGACGATGTCTTCGTCAGCACCCCCAACTACGTCTTCGAGTTCGATCTGACCAGTTGGGGCTGGATCCATCTGATCCTGGGCGCGGTCGCCGTCCTGGTCTCCCTCGGCCTGTTCAGCGAGGCGACCTGGGCGCGCGTGTCCGGGGTGGTGCTCGCCGCCCTCGTGATCATCGCCAACTTCCTGTCCATGCCGTACTACCCGGTGTGGTCGATCGTGCTGATCGCGATGTCGGCGCTGATCATCTGGGCCCTGTGCGTGCACCGCAGCCCCGGCTACCGCGACTGA
- a CDS encoding acyl-CoA synthetase: MTPGHGSTVDGVLRRSARRTPARVAVEYRDRTWTYEEFDEAVSRAASVLLGQGLSPGDRVGSYGHNSDAYLIGFLACARAGLVHVPVNQNLTGDDLAYLVGQSGSSLVLTDPGLANRLPDGVRALPLHDADGSLLELLASAPAYDGPEARGEDLVQLLYTSGTTALPKGAMMTHRALVHEYLSAITALDLSAGDRPVHSLPLYHSAQMHVFLLPYLAVGATNIILDAPDGDRLFELIEAGRVDSLFAPPTVWIGLANRPDFTTRDLGALRKAYYGASIMPVPVLERLRERLPELGFYNCFGQSEIGPLATVLAPDEHKGRMDSCGRPVLFVDARVVDEDGKDVPDGTPGEIVYRSPQLCEGYWDKPEETAEAFRDGWFRSGDLAVRDAHGYFTIVDRVKDVINSGGVLVASRQVEDALYTHDGVAEVAVVGLPDERWIEAVTAVVVPRGEVTEAELIDHAREKLAHFKAPKRIVFVDALPRNASGKILKRELRDRFADS, encoded by the coding sequence ATGACGCCTGGACACGGCAGCACGGTTGACGGGGTGCTGCGGCGCAGCGCCCGGCGCACCCCGGCACGCGTCGCGGTGGAGTACCGCGACCGGACCTGGACGTACGAGGAGTTCGACGAGGCCGTCTCCCGCGCGGCGAGCGTCCTGCTCGGCCAGGGGCTCTCCCCCGGCGACCGGGTCGGCTCCTACGGCCACAACTCCGACGCCTATCTGATCGGCTTCCTCGCCTGCGCCCGCGCCGGCCTGGTGCATGTGCCGGTCAACCAGAACCTCACCGGCGACGATCTGGCTTACCTGGTCGGCCAGTCCGGCAGCTCCCTCGTCCTCACCGACCCCGGCCTGGCGAACCGGCTCCCCGACGGCGTACGGGCGCTGCCGCTGCACGACGCCGACGGCTCGCTGCTGGAACTGCTGGCCTCGGCGCCCGCGTACGACGGCCCGGAGGCGCGCGGCGAGGACCTCGTGCAGCTGCTGTACACCTCGGGCACGACGGCCCTGCCGAAGGGCGCGATGATGACGCACCGCGCGCTGGTGCACGAGTACCTGAGCGCGATCACGGCCCTCGACCTGAGCGCCGGCGACCGGCCCGTGCACTCGCTGCCGCTGTACCACTCCGCGCAGATGCACGTCTTCCTGCTGCCGTATCTCGCGGTCGGCGCGACCAACATCATCCTCGACGCCCCCGACGGCGACCGGCTCTTCGAGCTGATCGAGGCCGGCCGCGTGGACAGCCTGTTCGCCCCGCCCACGGTGTGGATCGGCCTGGCCAACCGCCCCGACTTCACCACCCGCGACCTCGGCGCGCTGCGCAAGGCGTACTACGGCGCCTCGATCATGCCGGTGCCCGTGCTGGAGCGGCTCCGTGAACGGCTGCCGGAGCTGGGCTTCTACAACTGCTTCGGGCAGAGCGAGATCGGCCCGCTCGCCACCGTCCTCGCCCCCGACGAGCACAAGGGCCGCATGGACTCCTGCGGCCGCCCGGTGCTGTTCGTCGACGCGCGCGTGGTCGACGAGGACGGCAAGGACGTGCCCGACGGCACACCCGGCGAGATCGTCTACCGTTCCCCGCAGTTGTGCGAGGGCTACTGGGACAAGCCCGAGGAGACGGCCGAGGCCTTCCGCGACGGCTGGTTCCGCTCCGGCGACCTCGCCGTGCGGGACGCCCATGGCTACTTCACGATCGTCGACCGGGTCAAGGACGTCATCAACTCCGGCGGTGTGCTGGTCGCCTCACGCCAGGTCGAGGACGCGCTGTACACCCACGACGGCGTCGCCGAGGTCGCGGTGGTCGGACTGCCGGACGAGCGCTGGATCGAGGCGGTCACCGCGGTCGTCGTCCCGCGTGGAGAGGTCACCGAGGCCGAACTGATCGACCACGCGCGGGAGAAGCTCGCCCACTTCAAGGCGCCCAAGCGGATCGTCTTCGTCGACGCGCTGCCCCGCAACGCCAGCGGCAAGATCCTCAAAAGGGAGCTGCGGGACCGGTTCGCCGACTCCTAG
- a CDS encoding sulfatase, which produces MSQVTGQLPDTEAEETEEEKRAEDAPKRPGLLGWRLRHPRAARGVTVATTVLAAVLVLSALLLPNRVERLSFGAFFRIPAEGVLLAGLLLSLPPRPRRIIAVATGVLLGLISVLKFLDMGFYQVLARPFDLVLDWILLDDAAEFVRESFGRTGQVLAVAGVLVLLVVVLVATTLATVRLTELMVRHRPVATRTTLILGTAWITCVTLGVQFTEVPVASKINADYVDNRVEQVRAGLRDAEVFQKQAAVDAFADTPPDQLLTGLRGKDVLFTFIESYGRVAIDDPAMSGQIDSVLDEGTGRLKAAGFASRSGWLKSPVTGAGSWLAHSTFLSGLWIKNQQRYRSLTTSDRATLNSYFRKTGAWRTVGVVPGVRRAWPEGKFFALDHIYDSEHLGYHGPYFSWTPVPDQFSLEAFERLEHGKKDREPIMAEIILASSHNPWAPVARMIDWEDLGDGKVFHKIKEEGKDPKEVWKNPDDVRAEYANAIEYSLRSLVEYVERYGDDDTVLVFLGDHQPVPTVTAGSRSKDVPVTIVARDPKVLERVDDWGWTDGLKPAKDAPQWPMDKFRDRFMTAYGPDGG; this is translated from the coding sequence GTGTCGCAAGTCACGGGCCAACTGCCGGACACCGAGGCGGAGGAGACGGAGGAGGAGAAACGGGCCGAGGACGCGCCGAAGCGCCCCGGACTGCTCGGCTGGCGGCTACGCCATCCCCGGGCGGCCCGGGGCGTCACCGTGGCGACGACCGTGCTGGCCGCCGTCCTGGTGCTGTCCGCGCTGCTGCTGCCGAACCGCGTCGAGAGGCTGTCGTTCGGCGCGTTCTTCCGGATCCCCGCCGAGGGTGTCCTGCTGGCGGGCCTGCTGCTCTCGCTGCCCCCTCGGCCGCGGCGGATCATCGCGGTGGCGACCGGAGTTCTGCTGGGCCTGATCTCCGTCCTGAAGTTCCTGGACATGGGCTTCTACCAGGTGCTGGCCCGCCCCTTCGACCTGGTCCTGGACTGGATCCTGCTGGACGACGCGGCGGAGTTCGTGCGTGAGTCGTTCGGGCGGACCGGACAGGTCCTCGCCGTGGCGGGGGTGCTGGTGCTGCTGGTGGTCGTCCTCGTGGCGACGACGCTGGCGACCGTGCGGCTGACCGAACTCATGGTCCGGCACCGGCCGGTGGCCACCCGGACCACGCTGATCCTCGGCACCGCGTGGATCACCTGTGTCACGCTGGGCGTGCAGTTCACCGAGGTGCCGGTCGCCTCGAAGATCAACGCGGACTATGTCGACAATCGCGTCGAGCAGGTGCGGGCCGGGCTGCGGGACGCGGAGGTCTTCCAGAAGCAGGCGGCCGTCGACGCCTTCGCCGACACCCCGCCCGACCAGCTGCTCACCGGACTGCGCGGCAAGGACGTGCTGTTCACCTTCATCGAGAGCTACGGCCGGGTCGCGATCGACGATCCGGCGATGTCCGGGCAGATCGACTCGGTGCTCGACGAGGGCACCGGCAGGCTGAAGGCGGCCGGGTTCGCCTCGCGCAGCGGCTGGCTCAAATCGCCGGTGACGGGCGCGGGCAGCTGGCTCGCCCACTCCACGTTCCTGTCCGGACTGTGGATCAAGAACCAGCAGCGGTACCGGAGTCTGACCACCAGCGACCGGGCCACGCTGAACAGCTACTTCCGCAAGACCGGCGCCTGGCGCACGGTCGGCGTCGTGCCCGGGGTCCGCCGGGCCTGGCCGGAGGGGAAGTTCTTCGCGCTGGACCACATCTACGACTCCGAGCATCTCGGCTACCACGGCCCCTACTTCAGCTGGACTCCCGTGCCGGACCAGTTCAGCCTGGAGGCCTTCGAACGCCTTGAGCACGGCAAGAAGGACCGCGAGCCGATCATGGCCGAGATCATCCTGGCCTCCAGCCACAACCCCTGGGCACCGGTCGCCCGCATGATCGACTGGGAGGACCTCGGCGACGGCAAGGTCTTCCACAAGATCAAGGAGGAGGGCAAGGACCCCAAGGAGGTCTGGAAGAACCCCGACGACGTCCGCGCCGAGTACGCCAACGCCATCGAGTACTCGCTGCGCAGCCTCGTCGAGTACGTCGAGCGCTACGGCGACGACGACACGGTCCTGGTCTTCCTCGGCGACCACCAGCCGGTGCCGACGGTGACCGCGGGCAGCCGGAGCAAGGACGTCCCCGTCACCATCGTCGCCCGCGACCCGAAGGTCCTGGAGCGCGTCGACGACTGGGGCTGGACGGACGGCCTCAAGCCGGCCAAGGACGCGCCTCAGTGGCCGATGGACAAGTTCCGGGACCGGTTCATGACGGCGTACGGTCCGGACGGCGGCTGA